attttaatgtgTCAACTCGCGATTACTTGCGCGTTCATCACGTTATTCGTATTCAACGATAGCGCCAGAGGTTTCGCCAGAGATAACGGTGGTTTGATGTTGGTAGCTTTCGGTATCACCATCGTATGCCTATTGGTAATGAGCTGCTTCGAATCTGCCCGCCGAACACCTCCGactaattttatatttttgttcattttcacggTGGCTGAAAGTTTTTTGTTGGGTGTCATTTCTTCTTATTACCATATGCAAGAGGTGAGATTTCATTAATAAAGACTATGTTACCCAATTCTATTCTAACTTATATGTACTTGTTAATCAAACGATTTTGATGGTTCTGTATCGCAGGTGTTGTTGGCTGCAGGAATATGTACGGTTATATGTTTCGGTTTGACCATATTcgcttttcaaacaaaaatcgaCTTCACTATGATGGGAGGTATATTATTTGTCGCggttttgattttgttgattttctctATTGTACTGATGTTCTGGCGCAGCAGTACGGGTCGTCTTGTGTACGCCTGTCTCGGCGCGTTCATTTTTTCggtatattttatttatgaCACACAAATGATGATCGGTGGTAATCATAAGTACGCTATTTCACCCGAAGAGTACGTTTTCGCCGCTTTGAACTTGTACATCGATATCGTCCAAATTTTCCTTTACATTTTGAGTATAATTGGTTCATCTCGGgattaaattttattgttttcgaGTACGAGTATCTTTTCCAGATCTGtggattatatttttttcaattgtaatgAAACCGTATttgtatttcgatttttggtttcATCTTAATTTTGGAGACAACTATcacccttgaaaatttttatattttactgtacctatacttatgtgtatttttttcctccctgtttttcacatttattacattttaaagttatttgatatttttagtacATTATAtgtgaatttttagttttaaggATAGTTTCTCTCTAGTCTGCTGTTGAGCAGTTTTTATTGGGTCTAGTTTTTGTTGCCtgatttatatatttttattataatagcGTTGGTAGGGTTGAGGCGCAGTGCCTTGACTACGAaaggtctcattttttttttttttggttagcctaaattgaaaattgtttcgcttttttacggGAAGCTTTGTACAGTTTCGCCCATTTCGTGCATTTCTGTTATGTCAATTGTCTTTTTacgattaaatttattttcaactaaaaCATAGACGGACTGGcgagtgatttgatttttttccacgccAGATATGAATTAAGGATGAAAACGGTTGCattatttttgaactatttGACGCGAGTTTTCGTCGGCTGCCCTCGTGAAGTGTAACATCCGAAACTGAGTATGTCAGTAcctaatttttctatttaatagTACTATGTTTTTTATGTTTGTTTTCATATTACTTACGTTGTTTCCAACTTTTTATTGCCATCTTATGCTTTATACAAATCCATCATGTTAACTTTTTTGTATCATAGTTTATTAAATGTGTGAATTTTGGCGATTCGAGTTTTCATATAAATGCATAATTTCAAGCAGGATACAGGAGAACTGGACATGGTTTCTATCGAGTTTTTTAGTTCGGTAAATTGATGATAACATTGATAACTCAtggatgaaaaaagttgatatcGAGATGGTATTGTTGAAAAACTCCATGTTTCAAATAATTCGTGTGTCTTTCGGCCCTGATTTTTCCCAATCGTGAAACCTTCCACGACCGTGAAAATGGCGTTTCCAAGGTAAATCGAAGGCGCCGAGTTgaaattaacaattttcaccattCAGGGTTGCCAACTTATCaggttaaaaataaattcacgtcaaaattgtaggtacttcTTTATcgaatcactgaaaatgactgaaaaatcaTATATTAGGTATTCATTGAAAACATCCTCATTCcgatttcgaataatttttgtgcCATGAGAGTAGGCAACCTCTTTCTCTTtgacattttgaatattttcgcatttttctcaattatgaAGCTGTCTACGAacatgaaaaactgaaaaaggcGTGTCGTCTGGAGTAATTCGAGAGCGCTGAGCCAAGCTGAGCTGAGTTctaatttgcaattttcatcagtcAGGGACGCCAACTTACCGGATTAGAAATAAGTTCACGccaaaattgtaggtatttgtatttctCAATCGAATCgaatgttttgaaagttgaaaacctCCACGTTTCGAATGATTTTCATCCCTGGAGACGtgagagtaggcaacttcttcgacATTTCCGAATGAATTCACCTTTCTTTGTAATTGAAGTTCCATTACGAATACGGAATACAATATGAGTATTTTAGGGGTTGAATCAAGGGCCAATTTAACCATTTTCGCCAGTCCGAATTGCCAACTTTGAAGTGAAGCTTTGAACTTACCGTCTTACCAGGTACcaccaaataaaataaaataattataataaattgaAGTTCCCGCTTGAAGTTAAAATATCGTGTTGTCTATCTTACAGTAACAAAACTTCTCTTTTATTATTTGGTTAaagttaaaaatcaaaatcataaatGTCGTTTTGTTGTGTTTGAATGattcatgttgattttttttccagaatatATTACATCTTCAATGTCGTTgctttgattttaatttcaagctttgcagattttcataaaatttgtttttttgccggAGTtgttgacctaaaaaaaaaagaattttcggCTGTAGAAAAATTATGTTGGCAATGATTattgatttgataaaaagttaaAGTAATGATAAGAGATGAAACACTTTTTGAAAGGCAAGACAGAAaagatcaattttatttgaaaatttctgtacaaTGATTTTATATCGCTTTCAGGCTCCTACATCTATCAAAACAATGTATTCATTTCTGTAATGTGCTGTATTTCGTTGGCCGACAAGCAGCCAAAATTCATTACATCGAAAACCTACTCTGCAATCTCCGATACTCGATTGCTTGAAAATGGGGAATACGTTCACGGTTTTAGGCCGGCATGCTTT
The sequence above is a segment of the Planococcus citri chromosome 3, ihPlaCitr1.1, whole genome shotgun sequence genome. Coding sequences within it:
- the LOC135839842 gene encoding protein lifeguard 1-like isoform X1, yielding MAWQQSGSYPYTQQQAVPPPSYYPGAGYPSGTGGAPQVPGFKPFPDTTAYPGTQSGGLGTAYAGYGTDGSAGGNLAFSDKTIRLGFIRKVYSILMCQLAITCAFITLFVFNDSARGFARDNGGLMLVAFGITIVCLLVMSCFESARRTPPTNFIFLFIFTVAESFLLGVISSYYHMQEVLLAAGICTVICFGLTIFAFQTKIDFTMMGGILFVAVLILLIFSIVLMFWRSSTGRLVYACLGAFIFSVYFIYDTQMMIGGNHKYAISPEEYVFAALNLYIDIVQIFLYILSIIGSSRD
- the LOC135839842 gene encoding protein lifeguard 1-like isoform X2 codes for the protein MMLNSISPAAVPPPSYYPGAGYPSGTGGAPQVPGFKPFPDTTAYPGTQSGGLGTAYAGYGTDGSAGGNLAFSDKTIRLGFIRKVYSILMCQLAITCAFITLFVFNDSARGFARDNGGLMLVAFGITIVCLLVMSCFESARRTPPTNFIFLFIFTVAESFLLGVISSYYHMQEVLLAAGICTVICFGLTIFAFQTKIDFTMMGGILFVAVLILLIFSIVLMFWRSSTGRLVYACLGAFIFSVYFIYDTQMMIGGNHKYAISPEEYVFAALNLYIDIVQIFLYILSIIGSSRD